From the Mycoplasmatota bacterium genome, one window contains:
- a CDS encoding ankyrin repeat domain-containing protein, protein MKKISLKELLKQKRESRRDFELYDTFSILASLDIYSIERYSDELLLKKYLENVTHNKSLTFLEILRRIYHIKDEIAELLFNQFNVNPHNPYLNELIIALNNRANGLKIDDHKMKEPLDNTDITLADLGIILFKELRFVNPDQPGNEDIIWDALKEDNVQMVKAFYTNAELNIKVRNYYNETLLHLVSNENAEKNLRLLIELGIPINEQSDEGKTALHNALYQKADDCAKTLIELGASINIKDIYGNTPLHIACYHQNKELIGLLISHQAKLSVFNQNNETPLSLSIGHDNVDIIKLLIDSGLNLNQYNKNNHVYFNVATYNSLHAFQYFLELGISPNIKDNDGYTPLHVSTYCNHIEITKLFIAEGISVNEKSKQGITPLHHAVLSGSLEMTELLINYGTKVNVENDERVTPLHLAVEKQNIPIVELLIKYHANLDVKTKQYLTPFYYSIFTGNIELIKLLIEKGANINIGADDNKAIPLHETAHLGRCDIAQLLVENGALINAQSKTGITPLHNAVIYNEIDLVKLFIEEGADIELSNETNISPLQTAARNGFIDIVQLLIENGAYINTHTNKGITPLMSAISNNQFETAKLLVEHHAEINVRNKLKRYPIHYAAESGNIEIVDLLIKNGADVDVRAEKGMTALHFAVTKNHKEIVQLLLNANANMNCYGAFTLSFQSPLLMARFKRKKEIIKLFKSQEDYHFIKHELVPILYHLIFILIYLCTFIICGIIIYYFER, encoded by the coding sequence ATGAAAAAGATTAGTTTAAAGGAATTATTAAAACAGAAAAGGGAGTCTCGAAGGGATTTTGAATTATACGATACCTTTAGTATATTAGCATCACTTGATATATATTCTATAGAGAGATACTCTGATGAGTTATTACTAAAGAAATATTTAGAGAATGTTACCCATAATAAAAGCCTAACATTTTTAGAAATACTACGTCGTATATATCATATTAAAGATGAAATTGCTGAATTATTATTTAATCAATTTAATGTTAATCCTCATAATCCATATTTAAATGAACTCATAATCGCATTAAATAATCGAGCGAATGGATTAAAAATTGATGATCATAAAATGAAAGAACCTCTAGATAATACTGATATAACTCTCGCAGATTTAGGAATTATTTTGTTTAAGGAATTACGTTTTGTAAATCCAGACCAACCTGGGAATGAAGATATTATTTGGGATGCATTAAAAGAAGATAATGTGCAAATGGTAAAAGCTTTTTATACGAATGCTGAATTGAATATTAAAGTAAGAAATTATTATAATGAAACCTTACTTCATTTAGTTTCAAATGAAAATGCAGAAAAAAATCTTAGGTTGCTTATTGAACTTGGAATACCTATCAATGAACAAAGTGATGAAGGGAAGACTGCTTTACATAACGCTCTGTATCAAAAAGCAGATGATTGTGCAAAGACATTAATTGAACTAGGTGCATCTATCAATATTAAAGATATTTACGGTAATACACCGCTTCATATTGCGTGCTATCATCAAAATAAGGAATTAATCGGATTGCTTATTTCACATCAAGCTAAATTATCAGTATTTAATCAAAATAATGAAACGCCATTATCTTTATCGATAGGTCATGATAATGTTGATATTATTAAGTTATTAATTGATAGTGGACTAAATCTAAACCAATATAATAAAAATAACCATGTTTATTTTAATGTTGCTACTTATAATTCCCTTCATGCTTTTCAATATTTCTTAGAATTAGGAATTTCTCCAAATATAAAAGATAATGATGGATATACCCCTCTTCATGTCTCGACTTACTGTAATCATATAGAAATTACGAAACTTTTCATCGCAGAAGGAATCTCTGTAAATGAAAAAAGTAAGCAAGGAATTACACCTTTACATCATGCTGTTTTATCAGGTTCATTAGAAATGACAGAATTACTGATTAATTATGGAACTAAAGTTAATGTAGAAAATGATGAAAGGGTAACCCCTCTTCATTTAGCAGTTGAAAAACAAAATATACCTATTGTTGAATTACTGATTAAATATCATGCAAATTTAGACGTAAAAACAAAACAGTATTTAACCCCTTTTTATTATTCGATTTTCACAGGTAATATCGAATTAATCAAACTTTTAATTGAAAAAGGAGCTAATATAAATATTGGTGCTGATGATAATAAAGCAATTCCCCTTCATGAAACAGCTCATTTAGGACGATGTGATATTGCTCAATTACTTGTCGAGAATGGAGCACTGATTAATGCTCAATCAAAAACAGGAATAACCCCACTACATAATGCGGTAATATATAATGAAATAGATCTTGTCAAATTATTCATCGAAGAAGGGGCTGATATTGAATTAAGTAATGAAACAAATATATCACCTCTACAAACGGCTGCTCGAAATGGATTTATTGATATTGTACAACTATTGATAGAGAACGGGGCTTATATAAACACCCACACTAATAAAGGGATAACGCCACTCATGAGTGCTATTAGCAATAATCAATTTGAGACAGCAAAATTATTAGTTGAACATCATGCTGAAATCAATGTTAGAAACAAATTAAAACGATATCCAATTCATTATGCTGCGGAATCAGGTAATATAGAAATTGTAGATTTGTTAATCAAAAATGGAGCTGATGTAGATGTACGGGCTGAAAAAGGGATGACAGCACTACATTTTGCGGTCACAAAAAATCATAAAGAAATTGTACAACTTTTATTAAATGCAAACGCAAATATGAATTGTTATGGAGCATTTACACTTTCTTTCCAATCGCCCCTATTAATGGCTAGATTCAAAAGAAAAAAAGAAATTATAAAGTTATTTAAATCTCAAGAAGATTATCACTTTATTAAGCATGAACTAGTCCCAATATTATACCACTTGATTTTCATTTTGATTTATCTTTGTACCTTTATTATCTGTGGTATCATCATATACTATTTTGAGAGATAG
- the gltA gene encoding NADPH-dependent glutamate synthase yields MPNMSLKKVAIPEQDPNIRNKNYKEVTLGYTEDMAVEEAQRCLNCKHKPCISGCPVSVNIPDFIQHVANKDFEEAYKSITESNLLPAICGRVCPQETQCEQKCVRGIKGEPVAIGRLERFVADYHMKHSTEKQVQPETNGHKVAVVGSGPSGLACASDLAKLGYEVTIFEAFHTPGGVLVYGIPEFRLPKSIVQKEIDNLKDLGVKIMTNMVIGKILTIDELQEMGYEAIFVGTGAGTPNFMNIEGESLIGVYSANEYLTRINLMKAYIEGYDTPIRKSKSVAVIGGGNVAMDAARSAKRLGAENVYIIYRRSLDELPARKEEVHHAMEEGIIFKLLNNPVKILGDENNEVTKIECIEMKLGEADASGRRRPMSIEGSNHTIDVDTVIMSIGTSPNPLIRQTTPGIETNKWGCLVVNEGMATTRECIYAGGDAVTGAATVILAMGAGKTAAQSIDEYIKQKENK; encoded by the coding sequence ATGCCTAACATGTCATTAAAAAAGGTCGCTATCCCAGAACAAGACCCAAATATAAGAAATAAGAATTACAAAGAAGTTACCTTAGGTTATACTGAAGATATGGCAGTTGAAGAAGCACAACGTTGCTTAAACTGTAAACACAAACCTTGTATATCTGGATGTCCTGTTTCAGTAAATATACCTGATTTCATACAGCATGTTGCAAATAAAGACTTTGAAGAAGCTTATAAAAGTATTACTGAATCAAATCTACTTCCTGCTATTTGTGGACGAGTTTGTCCACAAGAAACACAATGTGAACAAAAATGTGTACGAGGAATAAAAGGAGAACCAGTAGCGATTGGTCGTTTAGAGCGTTTTGTTGCTGATTATCATATGAAACATAGTACAGAAAAACAAGTTCAGCCAGAAACTAATGGACATAAAGTCGCTGTTGTTGGTTCTGGACCTAGTGGACTTGCATGTGCTTCTGATTTAGCGAAATTAGGTTATGAAGTTACTATATTTGAGGCTTTCCACACACCAGGTGGTGTATTAGTCTATGGTATTCCTGAATTTCGTTTACCAAAAAGCATTGTACAAAAAGAAATTGATAATTTAAAAGACCTTGGTGTTAAAATCATGACAAATATGGTTATTGGAAAAATATTAACCATTGATGAGTTACAAGAAATGGGTTATGAAGCCATCTTTGTAGGAACAGGTGCTGGAACACCAAACTTTATGAATATTGAAGGTGAATCATTAATCGGTGTGTATTCAGCAAATGAATATTTAACACGTATTAATCTAATGAAAGCTTATATAGAAGGCTACGATACCCCAATTAGAAAAAGTAAATCTGTTGCGGTTATCGGTGGTGGAAATGTTGCGATGGATGCCGCTAGAAGTGCTAAACGATTAGGTGCTGAAAATGTTTATATTATCTATCGTCGTTCGTTAGATGAATTACCAGCACGTAAAGAAGAAGTCCATCATGCAATGGAAGAAGGTATCATCTTCAAGTTACTCAATAATCCAGTTAAAATTCTTGGCGATGAAAATAATGAAGTAACTAAAATAGAGTGTATTGAGATGAAATTAGGAGAAGCTGATGCTTCTGGTAGAAGACGTCCGATGTCTATAGAAGGATCAAACCATACCATTGATGTTGATACAGTAATTATGTCAATTGGAACATCACCAAATCCATTAATCCGTCAAACCACACCAGGAATTGAAACAAACAAATGGGGTTGCTTAGTTGTAAACGAAGGAATGGCAACTACTCGTGAATGTATCTATGCTGGTGGAGATGCAGTAACTGGTGCAGCAACCGTTATATTAGCAATGGGTGCAGGAAAAACTGCCGCTCAATCAATTGATGAATATATTAAACAAAAAGAAAATAAATAA
- a CDS encoding sulfide/dihydroorotate dehydrogenase-like FAD/NAD-binding protein, with product MYNIIRKEKLNPFVTLLEVNAPFVAKKAQAGQFIIFRVDEQGERVPLTIADYDRKKGSVTIIFQEVGKSTKLLGSLEVGDEILDFVGPLGVPTHLEHVKKVAVVGGGVGCAIAFPQAKALFNMGVEVDVIAGFRNKELVILEKEMEKVSNRLFICTDDGSYKEKGLVTNILQRLIDEGNEYDLVITIGPLVMMKYVSLVTKPYNIKTLVSLNPIMIDGTGMCGGCRVTVNGETKFACVDGPDFDGHQVDFDELITRNKFYKNEEKEARNHKCRLFKGVHNA from the coding sequence ATGTATAATATTATAAGAAAAGAAAAATTAAATCCATTTGTTACTCTACTAGAAGTTAATGCGCCGTTTGTAGCGAAAAAAGCACAAGCAGGACAGTTTATTATTTTTCGTGTAGATGAACAAGGTGAACGTGTCCCACTTACGATTGCCGATTATGATCGTAAAAAGGGATCTGTTACTATTATCTTTCAAGAAGTAGGAAAATCAACTAAATTACTAGGGAGTTTAGAAGTTGGCGATGAAATTCTTGACTTTGTTGGACCACTTGGTGTACCAACTCACTTAGAACATGTGAAAAAAGTCGCTGTTGTTGGTGGTGGCGTTGGTTGTGCAATTGCTTTTCCACAAGCTAAAGCATTATTTAATATGGGTGTTGAAGTTGATGTCATTGCAGGTTTTAGAAATAAAGAATTAGTTATTTTAGAAAAAGAAATGGAAAAAGTATCTAATCGCCTATTTATTTGTACTGATGATGGTAGTTATAAAGAAAAAGGATTAGTTACAAATATTCTTCAACGTTTAATTGATGAAGGAAATGAATATGATCTAGTAATCACTATTGGACCTTTAGTGATGATGAAATATGTGTCACTTGTAACTAAACCATATAACATTAAAACATTAGTAAGTTTAAACCCAATTATGATTGACGGAACTGGTATGTGTGGTGGATGTCGCGTCACAGTGAATGGAGAAACTAAATTTGCTTGTGTAGATGGACCGGACTTTGATGGTCATCAAGTTGATTTTGATGAATTAATTACTCGAAATAAATTTTACAAAAATGAAGAAAAAGAAGCTAGAAATCATAAATGTAGATTATTTAAGGGGGTTCACAATGCCTAA